Proteins from a genomic interval of Diospyros lotus cultivar Yz01 chromosome 6, ASM1463336v1, whole genome shotgun sequence:
- the LOC127804819 gene encoding probable serine/threonine-protein kinase PIX13 isoform X1, with the protein MGNCLVSQRSHPSPSTAPTASSAILTPTPGTSSGSSNSAPFSAMSSSDGLSTLSAVAEDTTCVDGEILDARDLMVYSFEDLKTATRNFKPDMVLGEGGFGTVFKGWVDARTLLPSKFGSGMIVAIKKLRSESIQGFEEWESEVRFLGRLSHPNLVKLLGYCSEDEELLLVYEFMQKGSLENHLFRPGFAIEPLSWDIRIKIAIGAARGLAFLHSSEKEVIYRDFKASNILLDGNFNAKISDFGLAHLGPSAGNSHVTTRIMGTCGYVAPEYISTGRLYVKSDVYGFGVVLLELLTGLRAFDRRRSSDRHNLVDWTKPLLHNKRKLKSIMDQRIEGQYSWKAAMKTAQLTLQCLEHQPRKRPPMKEVVGILEQIEAMKEKPKESKTTFSTAHSHGHHQPMHPGSPLHPPHHGPAMRGAKPPNLSLVS; encoded by the exons ATGGGCAACTGTTTGGTTTCTCAGCGTTCTCATCCCAGCCCCAGCACCGCCCCCACTGCCTCCTCCGCCATACTAACTCCCACTCCAG GAACATCTAGTGGGTCCAGTAATAGTGCCCCTTTCTCGGCCATGAGCAGCAGTGACGGCCTGAGCACGTTATCGGCGGTGGCCGAAGATACTACGTGTGTGGATGGAGAAATACTGGACGCGAGGGACTTGATGGTTTACAGTTTTGAGGATTTGAAGACTGCAACTCGAAATTTTAAGCCGGATATGGTGTTGGGGGAGGGTGGTTTTGGGACCGTGTTCAAGGGATGGGTGGATGCGAGGACCCTTTTACCATCCAAGTTCGGCTCTGGGATGATTGTTGCCATCAAGAAACTGAGGTCAGAAAGCATTCAGGGTTTCGAAGAATGGGAG TCAGAAGTGAGATTTTTGGGAAGGCTTTCTCATCCCAACTTGGTTAAGCTGTTGGGGTACTGTTCAGAGGACGAAGAACTGTTACTTGTGTATGAGTTTATGCAGAAAGGAAGCTTGGAAAACCATCTTTTCAGAC CAGGCTTCGCCATTGAACCTCTTTCGTGGGACATAAGGATCAAAATAGCCATTGGTGCAGCACGAGGCCTTGCCTTTTTGCACAGTTCAGAAAAGGAAGTCATTTACAGGGACTTTAAAGCATCTAACATACTGCTGGATGGG AACTTCAACGCAAAAATCTCAGATTTTGGCTTAGCACATCTGGGGCCATCAGCTGGAAACTCACACGTTACAACACGAATTATGGGCACTTGTGGTTATGTTGCACCAGAATACATTTCAACAG GTCGGCTATATGTGAAGAGCGATGTGTATGGCTTCGGGGTTGTGCTGCTGGAGTTGTTGACAGGCTTGCGAGCATTTGATAGGCGACGGTCTAGTGACCGGCATAATCTGGTTGACTGGACAAAGCCCCTTCTCCACAACAAAAGGAAGCTGAAATCAATTATGGATCAACGGATAGAAGGCCAATATTCTTGGAAAGCAGCCATGAAGACGGCTCAACTTACCCTGCAATGCCTGGAACACCAACCTAGAAAGCGACCCCCAATGAAGGAAGTTGTCGGGATCTTGGAACAGATTGAAGCCAtgaaagaaaaaccaaaagaaTCAAAGACGACCTTCTCTACGGCTCATAGTCATGGACATCATCAACCTATGCATCCTGGTTCTCCACTTCACCCGCCTCACCATGGCCCTGCAATGAGAGGTGCAAAACCACCAAATCTGAGCCTGGTTAGCTGA
- the LOC127804820 gene encoding dirigent protein 11-like yields the protein MTFDVFKVKPTNFTFSPETSFESAIMALSPRPCLLLLLPFLLLLLLLLHSTAASASHRHRHRHRHRHIKGLKSIHFALFQHETINKTGYIVVNGVAGPGVSQTTTPFGTLFVFEDPMTLTANRTSRVVGTAEGTSITSGLDGLRSVSIAKVTMSLKRHKGSISIVGGTHNIKPSDHPVVGGTGDFLFVQGYVRSSPVDLTGLTVVYRIEFHLYWPPYAAAS from the coding sequence ATGACATTTGACGTTTTTAAAGTGAAACCTACCAATTTCACATTTTCACCGGAAACATCATTTGAATCAGCAATCATGGCTCTCTCTCCCCGCccctgtcttcttcttcttcttccttttcttcttctcctcctcctcctcctccattcCACGGCGGCATCCGCCTctcaccgccaccgccaccgccaccgccaccgccacatCAAGGGGCTGAAATCCATCCATTTTGCGCTCTTTCAACACGAAACCATAAACAAAACCGGGTACATCGTAGTGAACGGCGTGGCGGGGCCAGGGGTGAGCCAAACCACCACCCCTTTCGGGACCTTGTTCGTGTTCGAAGATCCGATGACTCTCACCGCCAACCGAACTTCGCGAGTGGTCGGCACGGCGGAGGGGACTTCCATAACCTCCGGCCTCGACGGCCTCCGGAGTGTTTCCATCGCGAAGGTTACTATGAGCTTGAAGCGCCACAAGGGGTCGATCTCCATAGTTGGCGGCACGCATAATATCAAGCCCTCCGATCACCCCGTCGTCGGGGGGACCGGGGACTTCTTGTTCGTGCAGGGGTACGTGAGGTCGTCGCCGGTGGATTTGACAGGCTTGACTGTGGTCTACAGGATCGAGTTCCACCTTTACTGGCCTCCATATGCAGCCGCCTCGTGA
- the LOC127804819 gene encoding probable serine/threonine-protein kinase PIX13 isoform X2 yields the protein MGNCLVSQRSHPSPSTAPTASSAILTPTPGTSSGSSNSAPFSAMSSSDGLSTLSAVAEDTTCVDGEILDARDLMVYSFEDLKTATRNFKPDMVLGEGGFGTVFKGWVDARTLLPSKFGSGMIVAIKKLRSESIQGFEEWESEVRFLGRLSHPNLVKLLGYCSEDEELLLVYEFMQKGSLENHLFRRFAIEPLSWDIRIKIAIGAARGLAFLHSSEKEVIYRDFKASNILLDGNFNAKISDFGLAHLGPSAGNSHVTTRIMGTCGYVAPEYISTGRLYVKSDVYGFGVVLLELLTGLRAFDRRRSSDRHNLVDWTKPLLHNKRKLKSIMDQRIEGQYSWKAAMKTAQLTLQCLEHQPRKRPPMKEVVGILEQIEAMKEKPKESKTTFSTAHSHGHHQPMHPGSPLHPPHHGPAMRGAKPPNLSLVS from the exons ATGGGCAACTGTTTGGTTTCTCAGCGTTCTCATCCCAGCCCCAGCACCGCCCCCACTGCCTCCTCCGCCATACTAACTCCCACTCCAG GAACATCTAGTGGGTCCAGTAATAGTGCCCCTTTCTCGGCCATGAGCAGCAGTGACGGCCTGAGCACGTTATCGGCGGTGGCCGAAGATACTACGTGTGTGGATGGAGAAATACTGGACGCGAGGGACTTGATGGTTTACAGTTTTGAGGATTTGAAGACTGCAACTCGAAATTTTAAGCCGGATATGGTGTTGGGGGAGGGTGGTTTTGGGACCGTGTTCAAGGGATGGGTGGATGCGAGGACCCTTTTACCATCCAAGTTCGGCTCTGGGATGATTGTTGCCATCAAGAAACTGAGGTCAGAAAGCATTCAGGGTTTCGAAGAATGGGAG TCAGAAGTGAGATTTTTGGGAAGGCTTTCTCATCCCAACTTGGTTAAGCTGTTGGGGTACTGTTCAGAGGACGAAGAACTGTTACTTGTGTATGAGTTTATGCAGAAAGGAAGCTTGGAAAACCATCTTTTCAGAC GCTTCGCCATTGAACCTCTTTCGTGGGACATAAGGATCAAAATAGCCATTGGTGCAGCACGAGGCCTTGCCTTTTTGCACAGTTCAGAAAAGGAAGTCATTTACAGGGACTTTAAAGCATCTAACATACTGCTGGATGGG AACTTCAACGCAAAAATCTCAGATTTTGGCTTAGCACATCTGGGGCCATCAGCTGGAAACTCACACGTTACAACACGAATTATGGGCACTTGTGGTTATGTTGCACCAGAATACATTTCAACAG GTCGGCTATATGTGAAGAGCGATGTGTATGGCTTCGGGGTTGTGCTGCTGGAGTTGTTGACAGGCTTGCGAGCATTTGATAGGCGACGGTCTAGTGACCGGCATAATCTGGTTGACTGGACAAAGCCCCTTCTCCACAACAAAAGGAAGCTGAAATCAATTATGGATCAACGGATAGAAGGCCAATATTCTTGGAAAGCAGCCATGAAGACGGCTCAACTTACCCTGCAATGCCTGGAACACCAACCTAGAAAGCGACCCCCAATGAAGGAAGTTGTCGGGATCTTGGAACAGATTGAAGCCAtgaaagaaaaaccaaaagaaTCAAAGACGACCTTCTCTACGGCTCATAGTCATGGACATCATCAACCTATGCATCCTGGTTCTCCACTTCACCCGCCTCACCATGGCCCTGCAATGAGAGGTGCAAAACCACCAAATCTGAGCCTGGTTAGCTGA
- the LOC127804333 gene encoding uncharacterized protein LOC127804333 — MADSGNSPDQNPQRGSGSAPPTPRGQAPPPNPAGEGSSGNVPVPRWSPRPRLGGAANPGTNQPRNVAGGAGAGEGTSTGASGSGPSQPPRADDLQPPPPPPPPPVPQPAAVGGYTCSLCNPPKTFNNDRALSGHMHMHRNRHWRGSFPPPVYSREEFLQDETARVLLNPPLEVQEAALAAALAGEAGQGGRAAVAGRETIIRDFDLNVSLEGANEPAPAPAQGAGPSGGGIPDLNEPVDEEGRE; from the coding sequence ATGGCAGATTCTGGAAATTCTCCCGATCAAAACCCACAACGAGGCTCCGGCAGCGCTCCTCCAACTCCCCGCGGCCAGGCACCACCTCCCAACCCGGCCGGCGAAGGGTCCTCCGGGAATGTGCCAGTCCCTCGATGGTCTCCCAGGCCTAGACTTGGCGGTGCTGCAAATCCGGGGACTAACCAACCCAGAAATGTTGCAGGCGGTGCTGGTGCTGGGGAGGGCACTTCGACCGGTGCCTCAGGCTCCGGTCCTTCTCAACCTCCTCGGGCAGACGACCTACAGCCACCGCCACCACCGCCTCCTCCTCCCGTTCCTCAGCCAGCCGCCGTTGGTGGATACACTTGTAGTCTGTGCAATCCACCGAAAACTTTCAATAATGACCGCGCGTTATCCGGCCACATGCACATGCATCGAAACCGCCATTGGAGGGGTTCGTTTCCTCCTCCAGTATACAGCCGGGAAGAATTTTTACAAGACGAAACTGCCAGGGTTCTATTGAACCCCCCGTTAGAAGTTCAAGAGGCCGCCCTGGCGGCCGCCCTAGCCGGGGAAGCAGGGCAAGGCGGGAGAGCCGCTGTTGCAGGAAGGGAAACAATTATTCGGGATTTCGATTTGAATGTGAGCTTGGAGGGAGCGAACGAACCGGCTCCGGCGCCGGCGCAGGGGGCGGGGCCTTCAGGCGGCGGCATTCCAGACCTGAATGAGCCTGTGGACGAAGAGGGAAGGGAGTAG